The sequence tttttttatttcacccttTATCATTAGGTTGATTGGAAATTAAAttccataatttgttttaaatttttttttataggattatcccGATCTTATAATCCATGTTTGACAGATTAATCCAAGTTgacttgatttatgtttttagtttatttttgttttaaattttattatttaacactggattgatgaataatttttttatttttttttaataaaattatcatagtctcatgacTTGAATAGTAGATTtgacaaataaatcaaattgatcTAAGTTAATATAATATGTCAtcacttcaaatatttttttttttaaaatatcatcttaatttttaaagtcaaattatattttcatcgaTGATTTATGTTatctctttaaatttattttatcaattaaatcatataaaatcaatccttatatcattttattttattttatttttgctaagAATACATATTAACACCACctggtttttttatgttaatttgtttttaatccaACCGCAACTTACCACAGATAATGATCTAGTTATACCTAAAATAACCGCAAGACCGAGACCATAAACAGGAATAGAAAAAAGAGAACCAAAACAGAGCATCTGATTCATTCAGTCGAACCATAAATACAGCTGTGGCCCCTTGTCCTAAATCTTGATAGTCTGTGCATCAGACCCACTGGATAGTGGTCAGTTGCGATTCAAGTCTACGAAGTTAAGAAGCGAAGTAACTAGTCCTTCATCATATATATGTTCCCTAAAATAAATTCGGCAACTCATACAAATCGGTCCAAATTCAGAAGTCATGTCAATTACACAATGATCTAAAAATGTGGGCTATTCCATAATCTTTTACCCCACACTGTGTCGATAGTTTGATGCAAACTAAGCTTGGGCTGGTTTTAAAGTACAGCGATGGCAGCGTAAACAAAATATAGAAAAGGTTGGTTTCTCTGCCGGAAGATTGCACTTTGAACTTCATCCTCAAGGTTAAGCTGTCCTCAATGGAGGAGAGACCAATATGACACCATCTCCTCTAACAAACAGGAAGGGCACTGTGCGCCTTGTAGTCTgaaacagaagaaaaagaaaaaggtaagcACCTGAGGTAGTACAGTTGTGAATGAAGACTTTCAGATTAGGATTGCCAACACTTGAACTAAACGTCCACCTAATCCTTCCAACACCCTTCTCCAAACCCCTTCCTCTTCCACCTTACGTTGACGATCCAGAACCACAATAGATTACTTGCAGTCAGAAGTAGTGGGCCTGCATAGCCTAATTATACTTTCTTTTATATACAGAATCCACTTATGAAATTCTaacaccatttttttctttttaatttcagagCTCCAAAGTTTGCATAGTTTACTTTGAACCAACCctgtttatgcatttttttatttctttaatatattccAAGTTTTTGCGTACTTCGAATAATTTCTCATTCCAGAGTTCAGCATTTCCACTTCTTAGGAATAAGTGCCTGATGGAGACCTGGTGTTGCTACAGCTACCTAAGGTTACTTTTTATGATGGCTATTTGTGAGCTATAGTAGCCAATAAAATGTTATCAAGATGCCTGTGCattgtaaaaaaacacaaacatgtGATGCTTTTTGCTGATGAATTTGCAGAACTCCTCCAAAGTCTATAAAAATTCTTCCTACAATAAGAATCTATAAGATCCATTTCATATCTGCCTTTTCACAAACTCTATAATGTTTGGAAACGCTTATGATGTGCAGCTACAGGTCCACTCTTCAATGAAAATATGGGATCTAACGGAAAACTTCATTCTTCAATGTAAAAGAAGCAACGGACATCTACAAAAATGACCAGCATCCTACAACTAGCAAGCCCTCAAACTATCCACTGCCGCCACCACATAGCCAAGCCATCATCATTCATGACTACGCAAACCTTACAATCTTTAGGCAATAATAGTTGCTtcccttaaaaattaaaactaccaACGTTAACTATTTGAGTTTCCAATGCTCACCATGGTAAGATCCCTTTCTCTTATTCAATATTAGACACAAGAGTCACCCAGGTTCGGTGTTTACTACCTAATAAACAataacgggaaaaaaaaaaccctttaaaagTGAAATCATAACATACCCGAACAATCTCTTCATAGGTTTCATCATCGATTTCTACTGTAGTAACAATTTCTTCAACATCCCCAAGAATCATATTCAAATGCTGATCATAAGCCTGCAAAACCAGATTTCCAATCCAAATGAAAACTCAGCGCTGATAAATTCACGAGCtacaaattgtttgtttttggaaAAATCAGAAACTATCTCCGCCTAGGTACACTGCAGAATTAAATCATTACTTTTAACCTAGCATGTACAGCCAATGGGGAAAACCATGGAATTGCGTGAAAAACATACACCCATATAATTAAACCCCCACCTCTTTACCCTTACTTTTATCTCTTCAAACAAATTATCACTTCATTGATCCTCcgacgatttttttttttttttaaaataaccaaaaaaaatcatcatcatctctttaccatttgatttaaaacataaaGTTAGTGTCAATGTTGTTTTTGTAAGAACTCATTCAAGACAATAATAACacggaaaaaaaacatagagttGACACACAGTGTTTCTTGTGATGGAATTCGCCAAAATGacatttgtttatataaataaaaagagataggGTTTACAAAAGCACATGTAGAAGAGAGTAGAGGTACATACGTGAAGTTTGCCGCGAAGCTCACGATCAGAGCGGAGCTTGACGTAGATACGCTCGTCCAGGCTAAGTCTGATGAGATCCAATGGTTCTTTTACCGCACTCTCTTCTTCGCTTGccattctttccttctttctctctttttgcttGAGGTCGGGTGCTGTTCTTAAGGGCAAGCAGTGGACTTACGACCCGAATTAATATTGGGCTTCTGTATTCTTTCTTATGTGGTGGAATCGGCCCACCTCATTCTCCTTGTTGGGCTTAAAGTCCATTGGGCCGAATATCCttgtaaataaatttcttttttagaatattaGAGGTCCCGAGATAGATTCGggtctttttgaatttttgttccccgtgaaaaggaataaaaaagagtttgtgAATGGCttgtttaaaacaaaaaagaaaggaaggaatGGAAAGAGAAAAATTGAATGACAAAAGTGGCCTTGTCTAGTAGATTATTAAGATAAAAACTTTGCccccttgatattttttttaaacggCTAAACATGCTATTGATGCAGgttgtacctttttttttttaatgtaagaatGTATTGAAATCACATGTAACTTtttggtattattattaaattttatttatgaagtcaattttaaaattttttaatctaattttttatttagttcgaGTTTCAATTAAGCCATGTGGAACTTACTTTCAATATCACCAAATTGACttgactaattaaaaaataacctaaatgaccgataaaaatattatttgactttaaattaatttcaaggtGAGATATTAGATTAACTCAggcttcataatttaatttgtcaaattcaTAACCCAGATCATGAACtttattggatttaataatattgttctttttaaaattatttttacttaattatatgataataaaaaaaaattgtgaaattaaaaaccaatcaaatgccataatattatataaaaaaaacaaaatgaaaataaaaataaaaatggagggTCTTGTTCATGTGAACAATGAAACAAGTGGTTTTAACTCAAAGATTTTATTGTATAGCATAGTAATTAGTTTATTTGGGCCGCACTATATTTATGgttcaaatcaaaattattttgaacataaaaagaaattgtttatatatcataataaattattatatatttttattaaatttgatccaataaatttacattgaaATCTATTGACTTGACTTCTTACtatcttgattttaaaattaaatcatatgggATTTGTCATAGCATGACCAAACCAACCTAATGGGTCTAAAAGCAACTCaaataattgagaaaaaatattgttgaacttttaaaaagaataatttcaatatattgatgttttaattattttttttttcttacaatgttAGTCAAGTCATTGCACTATTCTCCTTGAAGTCAAAAGTCAGATTTGCGCCCAAACATTTTGCCAATAACTAATGTATTCtttaaaaagacaaaactaCCCTTAAATTGCTAGGGAAAT is a genomic window of Populus alba chromosome 5, ASM523922v2, whole genome shotgun sequence containing:
- the LOC118062236 gene encoding sm-like protein LSM3B, with product MASEEESAVKEPLDLIRLSLDERIYVKLRSDRELRGKLHAYDQHLNMILGDVEEIVTTVEIDDETYEEIVRTTRRTVPFLFVRGDGVILVSPPLRTA